One genomic segment of Euwallacea fornicatus isolate EFF26 chromosome 18, ASM4011564v1, whole genome shotgun sequence includes these proteins:
- the LOC136344899 gene encoding protein DR_1172-like, whose translation MFKFGIVCVIAFVALQEASTRATPKAKSAGKSEIDELATNARQVVQNVSAVIEGNLPDSKQVSETLTQTSQQLATKVKDFVDDLNKQAQEHKGDIENVITEIKQSLANTANKLQETIGPDAVKKAKEIKANLDEGLNKAIAEAEKLAKAAEPEAQHVKNDLTNTAKNILDNVVQLSKSLKMELDRNLAKA comes from the exons ATGTTCAAATTCGGTATTGTGTGCGTGATCGCCTTTGTGGCCCTCCAG GAAGCCTCCACTAGGGCGACTCCAAAGGCAAAATCTGCAGGGAAATCAGAGATTGACGAGTTGGCGACAAACGCTCGTCAAGTGGTCCAGAATGTGAGTGCAGTGATCGAAGGAAATTTGCCCGACTCCAAGCAGGTCTCCGAGACTCTCACTCAGACCTCTCAACAGCTGGCTACTAAGGTTAAAGATTTTGTGGACGACCTCAACAAACAG GCTCAAGAACACAAAGGAGACATTGAGAATGTCATCACTGAAATCAAGCAAAGCTTGGCCAACACTGCCAATAAACTTCAGGAGACAATTGGGCCCGATGCGGTTAAGAAGGCTAAAGAAATCAAGGCTAATTTGGATGAGGGTTTAAACAAGGCTATCGCTGAGGCTGAGAAATTGGCAAAGGCCGCCGAGCCTGAGGCCCAAC aCGTGAAAAACGACTTGACCAACACCGCGAAGAATATTCTGGATAATGTTGTACAACTCAGCAAATCACTTAAAATGGAGCTGGACCGAAACCTGGCCAAGGCCTAA
- the LOC136344892 gene encoding uncharacterized protein produces the protein MYLKRVLSVVSLFAVFMKLEVNAAIPADSFEESFERASPDVRKLAKAPEDAFLTFINRLVNTGYTSSKIALSRIEKASQRRKELGEQLDKFLANWPKYETKITSVIDQFSNKNNRH, from the exons atgtatttaaaacgAGTTTTGTCTGTTGTTTCCTTATTTGCAGTCTTCATG AAACTTGAGGTAAACGCAGCCATCCCAGCAGACTCGTTTGAGGAGTCCTTTGAGAGGGCCTCTCCCGACGTGAG gAAACTTGCGAAAGCACCCGAAGACGCCTTTTTAACCTTCATAAACCGGCTGGTGAACACAGGGTACACTTCCTCTAAGATAGCTCTAAGTCGAATCGAAAAGGCTAGTCAAAGGAGGAAGGAACTAGGGGAACAACTGGACAAGTTCCTGGCAAATTGGCCCAAGTACGAAACTAAAATTACATCTGTTATTGaccaattttccaacaagaacAACCGTCATTGA
- the LOC136344797 gene encoding uncharacterized protein, whose protein sequence is MAAKLALIFVVAVLLFQVFSMQTGATVMRRESPVVNSGEPSNDLESMLNSAKHSFDELLDKVKSSNLYQNATKAIEEFGKKIKDTGDEFYTKLTNNTHIKTRK, encoded by the exons ATGGCAGCTAAACTCGCTTTAATTTTCGTAGTTGCAGTTCTCTTGTTCCAG GTATTTTCCATGCAAACTGGGGCAACCGTTATGCGCAGGGAGTCGCCAGTTGTGAATTCAGGAGAACCGTCTAATGATCTGGAAAGCATGCTGAACTCTGCGAAGCATAGCTTCGACGAGCTGTTGGATAAAGTTAAG TCGAGCAATCTGTATCAAAACGCCACCAAAGCAATCGAGGAATTCGGCAAGAAAATCAAGGATACAGGTGACGAATTCTACACCAAGCTCACCAACAACACTCATATTAAAACCCGAAAATGA
- the Gld gene encoding glucose dehydrogenase [FAD, quinone] — MPTCNCPVTQPGPTLASTCGGIPFMLFMGLLEVFLRSQCDLEDPCGRPKSTPTLPEYDFIVVGAGSAGSVVAGRLSEIPEWNVLLIEAGNDEPTGTQVPSMFLNFIGSDIDWAYQTEPEQQACLSETDQRCYWPRGKVMGGTSVMNGMMYMRGARKDYDDWEALGNNGWSYNDVLPYFLKSEDNKQLDKMDRGYHSEGGLLQVSQFPYHPPLSRAIIKAAEELGHPIRDVNGIYHTGFQIAQTTNKNGSRLSSSRAFIRPFKNRKNLDILMNATVTRVLVNPQSNEAYGVEVLKDGTMQVIYASKEVIVSGGAVNSPQILLLSGIGPKQDLAKMNIPTVHNLPGVGENLQNHVAFFVNFHINDTNTAPLNWATAMEYLLFRDGLMSGTGISEVTGFINSKYNDPNLDHPDLQFFFGGFLANCARTGMVGEKIDNNQRSIQIIPTVLHPKSRGQIRLRDNNPNSHPMIIANYLTHPDDVKVLIEGIRFALRLAETKALRRYGFQLDKTPVAGCETFTFGSDNYWECAIRRQTGPENHQAGSCKMGPKEDPLSVVDPQLRVHGVDRLRVIDTSIMPKVTSGNTNAPAIMIGEKGADMIKARWLSTPDYFFSSPQPNNQRVSRAWGGLGVWKR, encoded by the exons ATGCCTACCTGCAACTGTCCGGTCACACAGCCAGGGCCGACTTTAGCCTCGACATGCGGGGGCATCCCCTTTATGCTTTTTATGGGACTCTTGGAGGTGTTTCTAAG ATCTCAGTGCGATTTGGAGGACCCGTGCGGACGTCCAAAATCTACTCCCACGTTGCCGGAATATGATTTTATAGTGGTTGGAGCTGGTAGTGCTGGATCGGTGGTGGCTGGAAGGTTGTCGGAGATTCCTGAGTGGAATGTGCTGCTTATTGAAGCAG GAAACGACGAACCGACTGGTACCCAAGTACCATCTATGTTCCTGAACTTCATTGGCTCGGACATCGACTGGGCATATCAAACTGAGCCGGAGCAGCAAGCCTGTCTCTCAGAAACTGACCAAAGGTGTTATTGGCCTAGAGGGAAG GTGATGGGAGGGACCTCTGTGATGAATGGTATGATGTATATGAGGGGGGCTCGTAAAGATTACGATGATTGGGAGGCTCTAGGCAATAACG GTTGGAGTTACAATGATGTTCTACCGTATTTCTTAAAAAGTGAAGATAACAAGCAGTTGGACAAAATGGACAGGGGGTATCACTCGGAAGGAGGGCTATTGCAAGTGTCTCAATTCCCTTATCACCCCCCTCTATCTAGAGCTATTATAAAAGCAGCTGAGGAGCTTG GACATCCAATTAGAGACGTGAACGGAATCTATCACACAGGCTTCCAAATTGCTCAAACCACCAATAAAAATGGATCTAGACTGAGTAGCTCCAGAGCCTTTATCCGACctttcaaaaatagaaaaaacctggatattttaatgaaCGCCACCGTGACTAGAGTTCTAGTCAACCCCCAATCAAATGAGGCCTACGGAGTAGAGGTGCTGAAAGATGGTACCATGCAAGTTATTTATGCCTCAAAGGAAGTGATTGTTTCTGGGG GTGCGGTGAATTCCCCGCAAATCTTGCTGCTCTCTGGAATCGGCCCTAAACAAGATCTGGCTAAAATGAACATCCCCACTGTTCATAACTTACCAGGAGTGGGTGAAAACCTGCAAAATCACGTGGCTTTCTTCGTTAATTTCCATATTAATGATACCAACACTGCTCCCTTGAACTGGGCCACTGCAATGGAGTATTTGTTGTTCAGGGACGGGTTAATGAGCGGCACAG GAATTTCCGAAGTAACAGGCTTCATAAACAGCAAATACAACGACCCGAATTTGGACCATCCAGATTTGCAGTTCTTCTTTGGAGGATTTCTGGCCAATTGTGCGAGAACTGGAATGGTAGGAGAGAAGATTGATAACAACCAGAGATCGATCCAGATCATTCCTACCGTGTTGCATCCGAAATCCAGAGGGCAGATACGATTACGGGATAACAATCCAAACAGTCATCCCATGATTATAGCGAATTATTTAACTCATCCTGATGATGTTAAAGTTTTGATCGAGGGAATTAGATTTGCATTGAGATTGGCCGAGACGAAAG CTCTACGAAGATATGGTTTTCAATTAGATAAAACTCCTGTGGCTGGATGTGAAACTTTCACTTTTGGTTCGGACAATTACTGGGAATGCGCAATACGTAGACAAACTGGGCCTGAAAACCATCAAGCTGGCAGCTGTAAAATGGGCCCGAAGGAAGACCCTTTGTCTGTAGTGGACCCTCAATTAAGG GTTCATGGAGTGGACAGACTCCGAGTGATCGACACCAGCATAATGCCCAAAGTCACATCTGGTAACACAAATGCTCCTGCTATTATGATTGGAGAAAAAGGAGCGGATATGATTAAAGCAAGATGGCTTTCCACTCCCGATTACTTTTTCTCGAGTCCCCAGCCTAACAATCAGAGAGTGAGCAGGGCGTGGGGAGGTTTGGGAGTTTGGAAGAGATAA